The genomic window GCAGGCCTGTTATTTAGCAGGGgtgatattaaaaaacaaacaaaaaagaactgtgGCTGATGCCCTGACCAATCAGAATGAACTATGGCTGCAAGCACTCTGGTCCCAAATCAGTGCTGCACCCTGGATACCTGAGGGAAAATTGGGAATAACCCAATTTAAGTTGATGGCGGTTTGCTTTCTTGTGATTTATCTGTGTGTGGTGAAGTGGATTTAAGGTTTATCAGATGATTCTTGTAAATAACCGTAAGTTGAAGATAATACATTAAAGTACTGTGAGTGAACAAGTGGAAAATGGTAAAGCCCTTTCCTCAACTCCCATTAATCTGTTCCTTCAAGATAAAGAGGGCATTTTAACAATGAGTGAGAAAGCGACTGCTTTCCCTAAAGGGGCTCATTTTATGGAGACCGTATATTGAAAACTAATATTTGAGTGTTTTTACCATTACATGAGTGCCAAGAAACTGACACCTATAGAAACACTCATTTTTACACACTTAATAGTTGGAAATATTCTAAGCTATAAAAATATTCCAACGAGGATCGTTTTCACGggtttaatttgttaaaatgtcaaaatacaaCACTTTCCTATTAATATTTAACAACAACTAATTGACATCAGGGAGACTGTTATTAGCAGATGAGATTGAAAAATGAGTATAACATGGTAAATGTTCAATTTAGATCTCCGTATCTCCTTACTATCCTAATGAATAGAAATGCTTGTTACAACCACAAAAGGAGGTAAGATAGACGAATACCTTGCACAACATGATGGTTGGGGTGCCGAGACCTGCACAGTagaaaatctgcatgtaacttttgactccccaaaaacttaactactaatagcctactattgaccagaagcttTATCAATAATGTAAACAATTAccatgtattttatatgttatatgtattatatactgtatttacaatgaagtaagctagagaaaaaagaagatgttattaagaaagtTACAagagagtggtgcctgggtggcttaatcagttaagtgtctgacttcggctcaagtcatgatctcatggttcttgactttgagccctgcatcgggctctctgctgtcggcacagagcctgcttcggatcctttgtcccactctctctctgtccctccacctgctctcaaaaataaacattaaaaaaaaattgcaagacaGAAAATACGTTTACATACTGTACTTACCAAGAAAATCTACATAGAGGTGGACCACGCAGTTCAAACTCATTGTTGTTCAATATAGGGGAGGAAGAAAACACTTTCTTCAGGATGGAATAACAATACTGGGGAAACACAAGTGCACTGACTAAAAATGACTAGAGGTTAAAATGCACTTAGAAAAGTTGTTTTcctaaatataatacaaaacaaCTGCTACGTACATGATGATTCCATGGCGTtctggaaaaggagggagaaaacaacTGTGGTTGTTTAGGagctggtggggagaggaggggattTACTACAAAGGGGCACAAAGATATTTTtggggtgaggggtgcctgggtgtctgtctcggttaagcatctgactcttgttttcagctcaggtcatgatctcacagttcatgagatcaagcccctcgtcgggctctgcgctgagagcatgcagcctgcttgggatcctccctctgcCGCTCCCACACTtgcatgttcacacacacactctctctctctctcaaaataagtattttaaaaaagtcttttggGTGTGAGAGTCTTGATTGTCATGTGTAtgtcagaactcacagaactgtaTGCTAGAGAAAGTTGAATTTTActgaatgtaaattatatctcaataaacctgacTTTCAAAATAGATTGAGAATTATCTGTGTAAAAAATGGGTAGAGTACCTgaacagacgtttctccaaagaaagcatacagatggccaacagacacatgaaaaggtgctcatccTGAcgcatcattagggaaatgcaaatcaaaaccaaaatgaggggcacctgggtggctcagtcagttaagcatctgacttcgactcaggtcatgatctcgtggcttgtgggttccagccccgcatcaggctctgtgctgacagctcagagcctggaacctgctttggattctgtgtctccctctctctctctctccctcccctgctcacaccatcTCTATcgctcaagaacaaataaacattaaaaaatatatacataaaaaaaccAACACAAGGAGACActatctcacaccagtcagaatgactaatatcaaaagaacaagaaatgacaagtgctggcaaggatgtggagagaaggaaaccctcatgcaatgttggtgggaatgtaaattggtgcagccactgtggaaaatagtatgggagttcctcaacaaattaaaaatagaaataccatgtagTCTAGTAATgtcactgctgggtatttacccaaaggaaatgaaaactaattTTTGAGAAGACGcgtgtacccctatgtttactgaagcattatgtataatagccaaagtatggaagcaatctaaggtccatgaatgaatggatgaagaaaagatAGACacgcatgtatatgtgtatatatacgtatatacgtgtgtatgtatatataatgaagtATGCAACCATAAAAcggaatgagatcttgctatttgcaacaacatgatggGGACCCAGGgggtgttatgccaagtgaaataagtcaggcagagtaagagaaataccatataatccttttatatgtgggatctaaaaaaaaaaaaaggcaaaataggtgaaggggattaagaggtacaaacatTTTACAGCTGTAGAATGAGTAAgccatggggatgaaaagtacaggaTAGGGCAAACAGTCAATAGTATTTTAATAACTGGTGACAGATGTTGGCTATGCTTGTGGTGAGTAGTGTGTAACTTGGGGAATTGTGggatcactaaattgtacacctgaaacttacatAACATTGTACGTCAACTagacttcagttaaaaaaaaaaaaagattgcgaATAGGTGATTTGCATTCCCCATAGGGGCAAAAATGGGTGTTCATTTAAGTCCGCATAGGAGGTTTACAACACGAAAATCACAGCGGAGCAATAAAGGAAGATACTAGTTAATAGCAATCTCCTCTTTCCGGTTGGAAAGACTAACTGGGCCCAGAAGGGCCAGAACGCGAGGTGAGGTCGGGCGGTCAGCCTGTGCTGGAAGCTGCTGGAAGCGGCGGCAGGTTCCTGCCTCACGGGGTGGGCGGGCTGGTACCACCTACCTGCTCAAGCTCGGGAAGCCCGCCCCGCGGGAGGTCAGGCCTGCCTgtcgcgggggcggggcctcagGAGCCTTGGGCCCGGGAGCTAGTTGCCGGGAACGCAAGTCCCGGAGTCCAGAAGCCGAGGAGACAGTGAGTGTGCTGCCCTTCGCCTCCCCGTGCCCCTGAATCACTACCCCCCGCCAATCACCCCCCGCCAGCGTGCCCCTTAACCACCCCTCTATCTTAGCGTGCCCCTTTCCCCTTGCAGGTGCTCAGCACCTTCGCCTTTCagcatccttccctccccccgccccgtttCTGTCAGTGGCCGCCCCTCGAGACGCTGAGATCCGGAAGGACGTGCAGGTGCCAGCAAGAAGGACCTGTAATGGCCAAGAAGGAGCCTCGGCTGAGTGGGAGCACTAGGCCTTTGGAAGCCCAGCCCGGCCTGCgcccttgccctcccctcccccctccaacccCAGGATCAGGGAGGGGCAAGGGGTGGGTGCAGGGCAGAGTCTGAGCTTAGAGCTTTGCAGGGAGCAAGCCTAGCCAGGCCTGAATGTGTGGAGATGGGGTGGTGGGCATGGGAGCCGTTACCCTGCGCTCACCAGCTCCggctcttctctctccccacccccacccgcccttGCCCCCTGGTCAGACCTACTATGGGCAGGTGCTGAAGAAATCAGCGGACCTCCAGACCAATGCCTGTGCAACGGCAGCCAGGCCGGTCCCCAAGCACATCCGGGAAGCCTTGAATAATGTACATGAAGAAGTAGCCCTGAGGTAGAATGCCCTGGGCTGCCCCCTCCCGCTAAAGACTTTAGACAGCAGCTTTTTCAAAAGAGAGTTGATACGGTCCCTAGGGAATTGATCCGTTTCCTCCAATCCATCCAGTTTGCCTTGTCTGTCATAAAACTGGTAAAGTACAGCACTGATCATCTTACCAGCTCTAAGAAATTCCAATGACACGCCCCCTTCACTCCCACCCACTTTTACTCAGGATACATTTATACACGTTGGACCTGACATTCAAGGCTGGCAGGTTTGGCCCTCCCTTCCTAACCAACCCCATCCCTCTGAGGCACGACACTACTGTAGCCAgacctttcccttcctcctgccccgcATGCCGTTGTTGATCTGGAatgccttccttcccctttctcctttccgaATCCTGCCCTTCCAACACTTCACTGATGTCCTACCTACTTTGTGAAGCCTTCTCCAATCCTTGAGCCCCGTCTTCCCTAAACCACTAGAGCACTTACTGCCTGTGCCACTCCATTTGTCAGTAAATCATGGGAAATGTTTTTTGTGCTCATGTTTTACCTCCCCAGTTACATACCCCTAGGGGACAGAAATCTTGTGTTACATTTCTTCTCCGTAACTAGCCCAGTTCTGGACCTGTAGTAAATGTTCAGCGAATGCCtaactaaatgtttttattccacGGTTACTGTAAATGGCTTATTTGTCTTGCCATGTATCTGGTACATGCCTTGTCTTGTCTTGTACCTGGTACGGCGCCCGACAATATAATGGTAAACAAAGCAGAGAGAGTCCCAGTGTCCATGGAGCTTCCGGTTTAATGGGGGAAACTAAACACCTAAATAGAAATCTGGTGAAtgatgaaaggaaggagggacagaaaggaaggaCGGAGGTCAGAAGGACGTGGGGGGGATCTGTATGTAGTTTCTGTTTCCCAGGTATTATGGCTGTGGTCTGGTCATCCCCGAGCATCTGGAAAACTGCTGGATTTTGGACCTGGGCAGTGGAAGTGGCCGAGATTGCTATGCGCTTAGTCAGCTGGTTGGTGAGATGGGACATGTCACTGGAATAGACATGACAGAAGGTCAGGTGAGGCAGTGGTTTGGAGGACAAGGAGGAAAAACTTCTCATAGGCATTCTTTTAGAGATAAAGCTGTTTCCGTTGTGGCTCTTCAAGGATAATCTAAGAAGGCTGCTAAATGCGATGCTCATTTGTGCCAGTATGCCTCCTGCCCCGAAAGCTGAGAACTTTGACAATTAGGGGCTCTTCTGGGAGAACAGAGTCAGGGGTTTGACCTGATCTATGTATTTCCTGATGACCCAACAGAGTCCGATTTTCCCCTTCTACTATCTATCTTGAAAGATTTTGTTATTGAGTGAAGAGTTCGttcagtgcctggctggctcagttggtgaagcatgtgactcttgatctcagggtcatgagttcaagccccatgttgggtgtggagcctactgaattaaagaaaaatccatgTATTGAGCAGGGAGTTTGTGCTCTCTTGAGTTATCCCAGGCTGTAATATATACTACATGCCCAGAGAAGTATTGAACATTTCCCCAAAATAGTCTTGGGTAAGTATATTCCATGAGTAGCAGGAAACTTATAATAAAAAagtagtatattaaaaaaaatgattatcaaATTCACATAtgcttttttgggttttgttttattaggTAGAAGTGGCTAAAAAGTATATTGAATATCACATGGAAAAATATGGCTTCCAGACCCCCAACGTGATTTTTCATCGTGGCTACATAGAGAAGTTGGAGGAGACTGGAATCAAGAATGAGAGTTATGATATTGTTATGTGGGTCTCTACATAACTATAGCTTTTGTGACTATAGCTCATTTCCTACTGAACACATATGTCGCCACCTTTTGCTGAACTTCTCTCATTTAAGGGGTTAAACTAAACGTAGCCTGACTTCACAAAGGGAGGGAGCTGCCCTCAGGCGCTTGTGGTCCACTGGCCTCAGAACACACTAGCCCAGGAGAGAACTGATTTTAAACTTAACCGTGAACCCAATGAGCCCAAAAGACCAGCAGGACCACTGAGTCTGCTCATACAATACACACTGACCCGTTACCTTTAGTATTATCGTCACACCAAGGTGTAGGGATCTgcatttccccttttcctttgaGGTTTTGTCAAATCATGCCCATGTGACACGCCTGACCAAGCTGCTTTTGAGGAATTTCGCCTATTTCCACGTGGAGTAAGGAACACATTGTGCAGCAGGCGTCTGGTCCCAGGTTTCGTGCTGTTGCAAGGTGACCACGAGGGCAGAAACAAATCAGCGCGCCTGCCTTCTTTTCCTGCACACTCAAGTTTGCTAACAATTTACTGTGCTTTTAAACACTGTCTATCTCCTTTAACCTGGGGGGCAAAGTTGAgtgtggggaagagaggagggaggcaggaagaatgAGGTAGCTTTGAGAAAACAATGAAAGACATCTTCAGGGACTGAAGGATTTGAAGAGCTCTGGGTAGTGTGCAAATTTGCCTGACAGTCCATCTGTTCTTTTTTAGATCAAATTGTGTCATTAACCTTGTGCCTGATAAGCAGCAAGTGCTACAGGAGGTTCACCGAGTGCTGAAGGTGAGGGAAGGCCGGGACAAGTGGGCTTTACGTGCCAGTAAGAGTAGTGGGGCCTGTCCTATTCTTGCTCCATTGAGCTGAGAGCTCAAACTCTTGTAATTTATTCCCTAAATcaaaaaggggggggcgcctggggtgggtcagtcggttaagcgtccgactttggctcaggtcatgatctcacggttcgtgagttcgagccccgcattgggctctgtgctgacagctcagagcctggagcctgcttcatattctgggtctccctctgcctctgcctctctctttctctttctcaaaaataaataaaatattaaaaaattttgcaaaaaGGGATGGCCAAAGGGGTGTGGCAAGAATACCCTAAACATGGATTCTTTTTCCTCTCACATTGTAAATGGTCATAAATCTGAGAGTCGTGGTAGTCATtgaacatgttaaaatatttgcCTTATTGCTGTCTCTCCTCCTGTTCTCTGCTGTACGTGCTCCTGGAATGGCATCTGTAGAACCTGCAGGAACTTTGGGACTGACTACTAAAGGCTGCTATGATTATATTCTTCTAGCTTGTATAGTGTTTCTCACGGCTGCTTATTTTGTCTCTGTCAGGATTCTAGATCTTCAGGAAGTGAAAGAAGGTAGAACTTTTAAATTAACTGTTTTCTAAAAGGAGAACTTGCTGGAGCTCCATACCTTCCATATATATCATGAGACGTGTATCTTCATGATAGAAGATACGAGATTCTGAGATTTGGGGGTTCTAGGGCTGTCGGAGAGATCACACAAGAATatctatgtaaaaataatttaataatgtcTTAATTGACATACCACCTTATAGACCAGCTTACTATCTTCACCAAGATGTGCTTCTAAAAGGTGGAGACATTACTGTTCAATCTAGACTCTAAGCCCTTGAGATTAGCTAAATACAATCTTAAAATTCCTGATCACTCATATGTCTGAAATTTTaaggacaatattttaaaaatatagtgtattattggggcacctgggtggctcagtcagcggccgacttcagctcggtcatgacctcgcggtccatgagttccagccccgcgtcgggctctgtgctgacagttcagagcctgaagcctgcttcggattctgtgtctccctctctttctgttcctcccccactcacgtgctctctctctctctctcaaaaatcaacaaacatttaaaaacacgaaagaaatttaaaaaaatatagtgtaTTATTACATCACaaaagttatataatttttagaagaatttaGGAATACCATTTATTTCCACTAGTTATACACCTACTTGGGACTGCGTTTGGTTCAGACTGGCAAAAATTCTAAGTAACTTGAGTCTCTTTATTTAGGAGAGAAACACTCTTGGAAAGTCATTTTATTACCTGATGGGTAGGGCGCTGGAAAAAAATCTTGGCATGCGGTTACTGCTTGTGACTAGGGAGGCAGCTGTGATTTGTTAGTtctgttggtttttaaaattgattttatctCCTCATTCCTTTCTTTGCTATCTGGGACTAATGTCATCTTTAACCTTGTTTGGACTAATACTGCTGTTTCAGCATGGAGGGGAGCTGTATTTCAGTGACGTCTATGCTAGCCTTGAATTGCCAGAAGAAATCAGGACACGCCGAGTTTTGTGGGGTAggtgttgctttgttttgttttacggCAGATACTTGTTCAGGTATAGAGCTCCGGTCTGCTAATATCCAGGATGAGACTTGGTGACATGGGAACACGTGGGATTaggcttatgttttcttccactCTGCCATTCCAGAGTGGTATGACTTTGGACAATTTAATTAGTCTCTTGGAGtcattgttttccaaattgtaaaatgtagataataatatAATCTGCCTTATTGggctgttatgaagattaaatgagatagtggaTATGAAAAGGACTTCCAAAACTGTAGCATGGAAATGAGGGCAACCGTTCTGGAACCGAAGCCCCCTCAATCGCCTTCTGTCCGCATCGTTATTGTGTTTATTTCCTCACTGTCATTTTTACAGAGTCTCTGGAAGTTGAAGGAGATGAAGGCATGTGTGTGGTCAATCTGACTATGAAATCAAAAGTTCTTGCTTTTaggagagcctggctggctcagtcggtagagccttAGACTCTTGAGCtccagagttgtgagttcaagccccacatcgggctcgctgctgtcagcacagagcccactttggatcctctgtccccttctctctctctgcgcctcccctcgactctctctctctctcgaaacagataaacttaaaaaaataaattacgtTAACTTTTTTCTTGTCATACAGTAATAAGTGAATCTTGTTAAAactttggaaaacacaaaaagaaaaaggaaaaaaatactacttATCATGTAACTTAGTAATAACCTCTTTAACATTTTAGTATACATCCTTTTaggatgtgtgtttgtgtgtgtgtgtgtgtgtgtgtgtgtgtgtaataaaataaaattgggaacaTGCTGTATATAGAATttagtattataattttatttagcaTGTTTCCTAAgcctaagatttttaaaaatgcattttaaatgtttgtattataCAACTGTAGTATATAGCTGTACCGTACTTTATTTGACCATTTCTCTATGGGTAATCACTTGGATTGTTTCTGATTTGTTgatgtaataaatttaaaaattagtatgaATATTAGTAGTAGTTATTGTTCTAGTAGCAGATCATTATGATAATCTGGAGCTAAAAGGCAATTTTGTAAATTATCTCTTATATGTTTTTTCCTCACATAGATAGTGCTTTTCAGATTGTGACCTACTCAATCCCAAAATAGGATTGCAGCTGGGTGGAACTAGCCCATTAGTGACTGTCTTGAAGAATGGTTCCCAGAGGCCATTAGCTAGTATATTCGATTTTGATTGTGACTTTAAGATCTTGGGGGGACACTCAGGACCTTCTTCTATTTCTAGGCCTTATGTTTTAACAAGCACCATATCCTCATCAGTTTGACAGAAGAGTAATTTCCTGAACACCTAGTTGTTTGGGTTggtatgtgatttttctttgtttttaggtgagtgcctgggtggtgctTTGTACTGGAAGGACCTTGCCATCCTTGCCCAGAAAATTGGTTTCTGCCGCCCACGTTTGGTCAGTGCCAACCTCATTACAGTTCAAAACGAGGAACTAGAAAGAGTGATCGGTAAGaaagagcgggggtggggggggggaggggacgttAAAACTGCTCCCTAAATGGTTCAGATGTGGTGATTAGGAAGTGTGTAGTGAGTGAGCCCCATTGAGATAGACTTTGGATCATCTGGAAACCTCCATCTTGTCTTCTGCTTAACAGCAACCTCCAAAGTTTGGTATAAAGCACTTCGAAGTTATTCAGTAAATAAAGTGAACTCGCCAGAAAGATAACTCATGGCATGCAAAGAAGAAAATTGCCTTGATAATATATATGCTCTTCATCTGCTAAGCAAACCAATAGCCATTTGGGTGCTGGAGCTGAATCATGGGtaaattctgtttcagatgaCTGTCGTTTTGTTTCTGCAACATTTCGCCTCTTCAAACTCCCTAAGACAGGACCAGCTGAAAGATGCCAAGTTATTTACAATGGAGGAATCACAGGACACGAAA from Acinonyx jubatus isolate Ajub_Pintada_27869175 chromosome D2, VMU_Ajub_asm_v1.0, whole genome shotgun sequence includes these protein-coding regions:
- the AS3MT gene encoding arsenite methyltransferase isoform X2, whose protein sequence is MAAPRDAEIRKDVQTYYGQVLKKSADLQTNACATAARPVPKHIREALNNVHEEVALRYYGCGLVIPEHLENCWILDLGSGSGRDCYALSQLVGEMGHVTGIDMTEGQVEVAKKYIEYHMEKYGFQTPNVIFHRGYIEKLEETGIKNESYDIVISNCVINLVPDKQQVLQEVHRVLKHGGELYFSDVYASLELPEEIRTRRVLWGECLGGALYWKDLAILAQKIGFCRPRLVSANLITVQNEELERVIDDCRFVSATFRLFKLPKTGPAERCQVIYNGGITGHEKELIFDANFTFKEGEIVEVDEETAAILKNSRFAQDFLIKPIGEKLSTCRGCSALESKDIITDPFKLAEESDCTKSRCPPDVAGSCCGTSYS
- the AS3MT gene encoding arsenite methyltransferase isoform X1, which translates into the protein MCGDGVVGMGAVTLRSPAPALLSPHPHPPLPPGQTYYGQVLKKSADLQTNACATAARPVPKHIREALNNVHEEVALRYYGCGLVIPEHLENCWILDLGSGSGRDCYALSQLVGEMGHVTGIDMTEGQVEVAKKYIEYHMEKYGFQTPNVIFHRGYIEKLEETGIKNESYDIVISNCVINLVPDKQQVLQEVHRVLKHGGELYFSDVYASLELPEEIRTRRVLWGECLGGALYWKDLAILAQKIGFCRPRLVSANLITVQNEELERVIDDCRFVSATFRLFKLPKTGPAERCQVIYNGGITGHEKELIFDANFTFKEGEIVEVDEETAAILKNSRFAQDFLIKPIGEKLSTCRGCSALESKDIITDPFKLAEESDCTKSRCPPDVAGSCCGTSYS
- the AS3MT gene encoding arsenite methyltransferase isoform X3 yields the protein MCGDGVVGMGAVTLRSPAPALLSPHPHPPLPPGQTYYGQVLKKSADLQTNACATAARPVPKHIREALNNVHEEVALRYYGCGLVIPEHLENCWILDLGSGSGRDCYALSQLVGEMGHVTGIDMTEGQVEVAKKYIEYHMEKYGFQTPNVIFHRGYIEKLEETGIKNESYDIVISNCVINLVPDKQQVLQEVHRVLKHGGELYFSDVYASLELPEEIRTRRVLWGECLGGALYWKDLAILAQKIGFCRPRLVSANLITVQNEELERVIDDCRFVSATFRLFKLPKTGPAERCQVIYNGGITGHEKELIFDANFTFKDIITDPFKLAEESDCTKSRCPPDVAGSCCGTSYS